GCATTTGCCGAGCAGTCAAGATTTTTCCTTTCAGATGAGTTCCACCGCGCAATGTTGGAAGAGCAACAAACGGGTTTAAGCTACTACCTTTGCATGGCTGCCGAAAATTACGCTTCTAAGTAAAGTGTGGTTAAACGATCGTTTAACAAATAAACCGGGTGAGCTGCGACTCCCCGGTTCATTGCTTCCATTCCTATCTGCTGCCTTAGATTACCGCCTCGATAATATGTTCCTTGATCAGCGTCCATCGATCACGAGAATTCGGCATGAATTCCGATGCAATGGCTACGACGAGGTTTTTTTCTGGGATGCAACAGATAACATTTCCGCCATCGCCCAGTGCAGCATAAGAAAAAACACCGTCCTCTTCACGCAACCACCATAGATACCCGTAGTGATTGAGATTCATCGCGGTTGATTCATCTATCCAAGCTACTGGAATGATCTGATGATGATCCCAACAGCCACGATTCAGATAGAGCAAGCCAATACGTGCCATGTCACGGGGAGTTAACGTGAGCCCCCACCCTCCTGTGGAGTTGTTGTCAGGATCTTTTACCCACCCTCTCACATCTTTCCCGAATAAATCTTCAAACCCAAACGCTTTCATTTCATAATCAGGGATTTCTTCTATGCCGATGGGTTTAAACAAGTGTTCGTTGGCAAATTCCCGGGCACTTTTTCCTGTGCTGCGTGTGAGGATGGCTGAAAGCAGATGCGCCCCAGCAGTCGAATACTTAAACCCGCCAATCTTTCCCTTTTGCCCGAGCATATCCAGGGTATATGTTACCCAATCGGACTGCATACACATCTTGTCCAGTGGTTCGTGCCAGTCCTCAAAAGGATAGGGGGCTGTCATCGTCAGGAGATGGCGTATGGTAATTGCTTGTTTTTGCGTTTCCGTATGATCGGGTGCATAGTCTGGGAAAAAATCCAGCACCTTTTGGTCAACATGTTTGATAAACCTTTTCTGTATGGCAATTCCGATGAGAGCAGATAGAATACTTTTCGTTACAGACGCTACATGATGTCTATCTTTCGGTCCATAGCCCTGGTAGTACCTTTCATGGACGATATAACCATTTCTTACAAGAATGATCCCGTTTATGTTGCTGTACGAGGCTTCAATGATAGGGTCTAGCTCTGCTAGTTTTTCAGCGTCTATGTTCAAGAGGGTCGGGTCAACTGCTTGCCATTTTGTAGGGGACCAATCACTTCTTTGCATGATAATTCCCTCCTCCACAAGAGAATGTCATTTTTTTCTAACTGGAAAATACACTTCCGTAACAAGCTCCTCAGGAACGCTGGCATGATCGGGTTCGGTTACATAGACTTCGTAGGGTGATCTCACCAATTCGTAGCCTTCCTTTTCTACCCATTCCCTCAGCCTGGCATATACCGATGTCAATTCTGAGTAAGGTCCCTTACATACAGACTTTGCACAAAGTCCCCCTGGCAAATCTCTTGTTCCCGTTACAGCCTCCGCGACCGGGAGTGCAAACTCGGTATCATTTCCGGCGGGATTGAATTCCGGGCTGTGATAAATCGTTATTGGCGTACCAAGCAAGGTGAGCTTTTCAGTCGCAATCCTTTCATACAGCTTACGAAAATACTTCCTATATCCTGTTGCATAATCATCACTCGTCATCACCTGGCGTAACGAAAGAATATGGATGGGCTGGGTCTCGACAAGCTGTACTTCAATGTTGTCAAGGTATGCCATCATGGGGATCCCCTTCTCCATTTTCAAAAGATCATGGTTCAGTTGTTTGATGGTGTAGTCCAACGCGTTTCGTTTTTCATACATTTCCCTTTGCTTGCGAAGAAGCACGGTAACGAGCTTCTCTTCCGATTGATCTTCTTCCCTTTCCAGCATGGCTTTTATTTCGTCCAGCGAAAAATGATACGATTTCAAACGATTGATGAAGAGCATCTTTTTCAGTTGCTTGATGGAATAATATCGATAGCCATTTTCAGGATGAATCTCGTCCGGGTTCATTAATCCGATTTCGGCATAATAGCGAAGCGTTTTGGTCGTCACTCCGCATATCTTTGAAAACTCTCCGATTGATAGCACAGGCTTACCTCCATTCTTCAATCGATATCCTACTTATACCCCTTCCCCTAAGGGCAAAGTCAACTGCAAGAGCCGTTTTTCAGCAATCGGCCATCATGTGAGATGAATATGATCATTCCCGCATGAAAAGCTGTAGCACCTACTGAGCAATCATTGTACAATTATTGAGAGAATCTTACATACAAAATAATACGAGGAGGTTCTGCAAATGGCGGAGCAATATGTATTCCGTTAAGTCCGCGGTCCCCCTTTCTATCCCTATTCTCACCTTATAAATATAGAGGAGGACGAATATGGATATTTTCATTAGAGAACTGCGGGCTGGTGACGAAGAATGTGGTGCAAACATTGATGGGAGCTTTATCGTAGACTCTACCCTTGTCTTGCAACTCATTGGACAGCAAATCGGATATACGGTGAAGGAGAGACCCCTTAGAACGAAAAGCTACGATGATGAACAGCTTGAAGAAGATACGATTGAGGATTATTCGAACTATATCGGCAATCCCCATCAAATCATTTATATAGCGCTCGTAAACAATCAAGTTGTGGGCCAAATTGTTTTGAAAAGAAATTGGAACAAATATGCCTACGTGGAAGATATCAAAGTTGATAAGCAATTTCGAGGATACGGTCTCGGTAAAAAACTAATCGAACAAGCTAAACACTGGGCGAAGGATGGCGGTATGACGGGAATCATGCTGGAAACACAAAGTAATAATGTCCGCGCATGTAAATTTTACGAAAGTTGTGGTTTTGTCATCGGAGGTTTCGATTCCTACGTCTACAGAGGTCTAGATAAAGATAGTGATGAGATTGCAATTTATTGGTATCTCATGCTTGATTAAAAAGTGCAATGAGAGGAGCACTTCTATGCGATCGATCGAGCACGAGTACTAAGTCCGATCTCCTTATGCGCGTGGCCCACCTGAGAGTATCTGTAAGTGGAGTTTTATTCGATTTGCAGATCACGATTTTGGAGGGACTTGTACATGTGGAGAGAAGACAAGCAATTTGAACGTTGGATGGAGCAAGCGAATCAGCCATTCACTGGTTGGGATTTTTCCTATCTGGTGGAAACAGGGCGAATGAATAGCGACTGCTTGAGATGGTCATACGGTAGCATGGCCATGCCTCTTATGCAGGATGCCAAGTCGATGCTGGATATGGGCACCGGCGGCGGAGAGCTGTTGTCAATGTTGAGGCCGTGGCCGAAATTCGTTTGCGCCACCGAAGGCTATCGGCCGAACTTGTCCGTCGCCAAAGAACGATTGGAGCCGCTCGGTGTGACTGTCCTTTCTGTGGAGGATGACGATCGCCTTCCTTTTGAGACCGGCCAGTTCGATTTGGTGCTGAACAAGCATGAATCGTATTCGCCGCGGGAAGTTCGGCGCGTGCTCACCGTTGGCGGGTACTTCCTCACTCAACAGCCGGGAGGCACCGATTGCTTCGAGATCAACGAACGATTAGGCGTACCGTTAAATTCAGCATTTGCGAAATGGAAGCTCGATGCCGCCATACGGGGAGTGCGGGAGTATCACTTTGAAGTCGAGAAACAGTCTGAGCAGTTTCTTCGTCAACGCTTCTATGATGTCGGCCCATTGATCTATTATTTGAAGGCCATTCCGTGGCAAATTCCGGATTTCGAAGTCGATAAATACAGAGAAGAGCTATACAGCATTCATCTGCATATCGAACAGCAGGGTTACTTCGAGGTGACACAGCACCGGTTTTACTTGCTGGCCAAAGCATTGGCTTAGATTCTATTCAAAATTTATACAAATGGATTTTCTGGAGTTGTCGCACCGCGACAGCTCCTTTTGCTATTTCGCCGATAGCCCCTCTTATAGCAAATTGGTACGCGTGGCTTGTAACGAGGTAAAGTTTTATTTGCAACTGTTTTTTCCCTATTTCTTGGCAACGAAAGCATAAATAATAGTCTTGTAGCGAAGTTTGCTAAATCAATAGAAAAAGAGATAGGAGTTCGCTTTTTATGTCACGATCCGAAAAACGTAACCGTTTCATTATCTTTGCAATGGCACTTGGCTTACTGATGTCATCCCTCGACAATACCATCACCTCAGCGGCCATTAGTCACATTATTAAAGACATCGGTGGCTTTGAAAGCATGAGCTGGGTTTTCACTTCGTACGTATTAGCCGCAACTAGTACGATGCTCATCTTCGGAAAAATGTCCGATCTTTTTGGACGCAAGTTGTTTTACTTACTTGGCATCACGATTTTTCTCATTGGCTCGGCACTTTGTGGCGTTGCCCAAAGCATCGAACAGCTAATTGCTTTCCGTGCCCTTCAAGGAATTGGTTCAGGGGCTCTCTTTCCGATTACTTTCACAATCCTATTTACGCTTTCCTCTGATCCGAAATATACGGCACGAATCTCTGGCGTGTTTGCAGGAATCTTTGGGCTCTCTTCTATCGCCGGACCTCAAGTCGGGACCTTGCTCTCTGATTACTTGGGGTGGCGTTGGTGCTTTTATGTCAATGTTCCGATCGGTTTGTTATCTCTCTTAACGCTTCTGTTTTCCTTGAAAGAATCTCGTTCTCAATCAAAGCCAAAGATTGACTATTTGGGGACTGTTACATTAATCGTCTCCTGTATAGCTGTCATGCTGGCGCTTGAATGGGGAGGAAAAGCATATGAGTGGTCATCGTGGCAAATCATCTCACTATTTGCCCTTGCCATAATAGTAGGGATTGCTTTTATTCTGGTAGAACGTCATGCACAGGAACCGATCCTCCCTCTCCAGATTTTCAAAAACCGTATGGTGGTCGCAACTTGTATCGCGTGTCTTTCTCAAGGTGCCATCATGTTTGCTGCCATCACTTATTTGCCTATTTTCGCTGTGGCCGTGCTCGGGTATCCGAACTCCAATAGTGTTTTGACTCCGTTGATGCTCTCTTTAACGGGAGGTGCCGTGGTATTCGGAATGTTGCAAACAAAGTTTTCCTTCCGATCTCTCATGGCGTTCTCTATGCTCGCTAGTGTAGTAAGTTCTATTTTGCTCATGTACGTTTCAACAGGCATTTCCTTCTTTTTCTTAACACTCTTGATGATTCTGTTCGGGTTTGCTGCAATCGGGCCGTTAATGAGCGTTGCACAAAATGCGATCGTGCATTCCGTCGATAAACCATATATCGGTATTTCTTCCTCGATCGTTGGGTTTTGCCGAAACATGGGAGGCGTACTCGGTGCATCGATCACGGCTGCTGTTGTGAACCAAAATTATGCGAGTATCGTATCCACTGGGGCGTCATTACATGGCATTTCCTTGGAGAAAGTAGCTGATCTGCTTAATCCTGAAGTTCTCATGCGTGAGCCGTTAAAAATCGAGCCGAGTATTCATTCTTTTTTGAGTGACTCTCTAGGTACTGCCATCAATCATGGTTATATCGTGGGATTGATTTTCGCCGTTATTGGTTTCTTTTCTGTACTATACGCAGGCCCTGGCAAGCTTGAGCGCCATCAAAAGAGTGTCGAATCATAAAGGTCCACGGGTTTCTTGCTCCGCATCACTTTCCAAAAATGGCAGTATGATGTATGGTGAAGTATATGCATTTACAAACCATACTTCCCAAAGGAGAGTGTGATTCGTGCGTGAAACCTGTGTTCCGACTGGTGTAGAGCTGAAAGATACTGGTTTTGGTTATACGTTGTCTTTAATCGGCGGTAAATATAAAATGATCATTTTGTATTGGCTCGCTGAAAAGAAGGTGATGCGTCATAATGAGCTAAAGCGAAGTATCGGTACCATTTCTTTTAAAACACTGAGCTTGATGTTAAAAGAGCTGGAGGCAGATGATTTGATCATCCGTAAGGAATTCCCCCAAGTCCCTCCCAAAGTGGAATATTCCTTAACAGAACGTGGTCTTTCTCTCATCCCTTTATTAAATATGATATGCGACTGGGGAGAGAAAAACAGCTTGCAGCCTCAGGAGGGTGTAAAGAAACAGGCATAACGATCGTTTCTAACTGGAAAAGAAGTATCTCCCAACCGCGGAAATACTTCTTTTTTCTTTGGGCTTCTTACAGGTTATCGATGAATTTCACATAATCTTGCGCGCTCTTATCCAATACGCTACCAGTCGGCTCAAGTTCTTGACCAGGTACATTTTCCCCTGACTCAGTCTCCGCACCATAATACGCAAAGAAAGAGCGATAATCCGCGTGGCAGTAGCGGAAGGTTGTTTCAAAAGGGGTCAATATTTGCTCAAGCGTATACCGATACCTTCCCTCTTCCTGATAATCCTCCTTCCTAATTCCCGCTGATACCGCTAATGCAGCTTTGCGATTCTTTAATTTATCGCCTCCTTTTGAACCGTACGCCCACCCGTATGCAAAAACATCGTCGAGCCATTTTTTCAGGAGAGGCGGACAATTAAACCAGTAAACTGGGAACTGTAATACTAGATTCCCATGCGATTCAACCAATTGTTGTTCTTTTTCCACATCAATGTTTCCATCCGGGTAAACCTCATGCAATTCGTGTACGGTATACTTTTCTGGATATTTTTTGAGTTCTTCTACCCATCGCTTATTGATGACGGATGTTTCGATGTTTGGATGTGTGACGATTACAAGTGTTTTCAATGTAAGGTCCTCCTTGAAGTTTGTTGTTTTATGAGTATAAAATGCTTGCTACAAATTTGTAAGTACTCACATTTTGTTCAGTTACTTACATAAAGGTGAGTGTAAAGAACAGAAAAAAGCCTCCCCGCGACCTAATGATTCTAGGTTGGTATCGTTGGGAGACCATTTTGCAAATGGGTTATTTGAGCTGTTTCTCCATGTACAGCGTGCCTTCAATCGGATTGAAACGGTAGGGCTCAATTGGATAGAATTCCAACGAGCGGTAAAGCTGAATCGCTTGTTCCATCGTAGGAAGCGTATCTAATCGGATGAATGAATAGCCTCGAATTTTCGCTTCGTCGATGATCGCCAATGCTAATTTTTTCCCTACTCCTCTTCCCTTCCATTCAGGCTTCACGTACAATCTCTTCATTTCGCAAACTTGTTCATCTATTTTTCGTAAGGCAACACATCCTGCGGGCTGTTCGTTATCTAGTGCCAACAAAATACAGCCGTCTGGTGGTGCGTATTCGCCGGGTATATTTTGCAATTCGATGGCAATGTTTTGAAAGCTCAAATCAACTCCTAATGAATCTACATATTCCAAAAAAAGTTCACGTGCTTGTTCGTATTCATCATCCTCCGTTGCATGAATCAAATGCAGCAATCCAAACACCTCCACATCCCGTCGTGCGATCGTTTACGTGGTGCGTAACGAGCGACGCAAGATTTTCCCTGTAGTGTTTTTGGGAAGCTCCGCTACGAATTCCACCTGACGAGGAACTTTGTATTTCGCCAGCTTGTCACGACAAAACGCCATGATATCCTCTTGAGAAACCGCTATTTCCTTCAATGCCACAAATGCCTTGACTGCCTCGCCATGCACCTCGTCAGGAATTCCGATCACAGCCGCCTCGATAATCGCGGGATGCTGGTATAACACTTCTTCTACCTCACGGGGGTACACGTTATAGCCGTCAACGAGAATCATGTCTTTTTTGCGGTCAACGATGTATACATATCCTTCTTCATCCATACGCGCCATGTCTCCCGTATACAGCCAACCATCTCGAAGCGCTGCGGCCGTATCATCTGGCAAACCGAGGTACCCTATCATGACGTTGGGCCCTTGTACTACCAGCTCACCCACTTCTCCACGTGCGACTTCGTTTCCTTCGGGATCGACGACCTTATTTTTCACAAGCGGGATATCGATTCCAACCGATCCTGGCTTTCTGGTCCCATGCAATGGATTAAATGTTGTAGCCGGGGCTGCCTCGGACAAACCGTAGCCTTCCAGTACCTTGGCATCGTATTTTGCTTCAAACTTGTGCAGGAGCTCGACGGGCATGGATGCACCTCCCGAGCAGTATATCCGGATAGAGGAGAAATCTTCTTTTGTCGCAGTCGGCACCTGTAGCAGATAGTTGTACATGGTCGGAACGCCTGCAAAGCATGTGGCTTTTTGCTCACGAATCGTTTGGAGAACGTCTACCGGATGAAATTTTGGCACGATAATAATGGCTGCACCTGTTTGAATCGGGCCATTCATGCACACCGTCATGCAGAAGACGTGAAACATCGGGAGTACCGCGACCATGCGATCTTCTGGCACCAACTCGAACAATATCCCCATCGCATCCGCATTCGAAGCCATATTCCGGTGAGAGAGCATCGCTCCTTTTGGCTGGCCAGTCGTACCTGATGTGTACAGAATAACAGCGAGGTCGTCTTCGTTTCGTTCCGGCTCCGCGTAGCCTACCTCTGACTCTTGCCCTTCCTTTACAAGCTGATCGATCGTTATTTCATTCTCAATAGATTCCGAGTAGATAAGAAGCTGCAAATCTTCTATTTCGTCCTTCATCGGGGTTAGTACCGGCTGCAACGCCGATAAGGCAATGGCTGCCTTTGCTTTACTGTTCGAAAGAATGAAGCTAATTTCGCGCGCCGTATAGATGGGGTTCATGGGAACAACGACTGCTCCTACGCGGAGTATCGCATAGTAAGCGATTACAAAATGCGGCCGATTATCCATGAGCAGAGCGACAGCATCCCCTTTTCCAATCCCGTGCTGGGCAAGTCCTGCTGCGAGATGTTCGACCTGCTGATTGAATTGTGCATACGTCGTCGTTTCTCCCATAAAGACAAAGGCTGGACGATCCGCAAACTGTTTCGCGCTCTGCATGAGGCTTTCATTCAAATGATACATCGCACACCTACCCCCTTTTCAGAAAATTTTAACACCTAGAGACAAGCCTATAAAGCATTACTTTTAGGAAACATGGGAGATTGGCGGTGCTAATTGACTGACTTGTTCATTGCGCTTCACAAAGAGCAGGAAAAGCACGCCACAAATAATAAATAGCAACCCGTTGACGATCATGGCGTTGCCAAAACCAGTTCCAATATCTCCAGCTGACTGAACAATAGCGCCCGTTACCAACGGCGAGATGATCCCTGCCAATGTAACCAGGCTGGACAACACGCCTACTAAAAGTCCCGTGCGTTCCGGCAACAAGCTGCTGACAATGACTGAGGCAGCTGTCCCAACAGAAAAGGCAAACCCTTTTCCGAGGCACAGGAAGATTAAAACAAATACGGTAGATTGAACGAGAGTCACACCATAAAAGCACAGTCCCCCTAAAATAATCGAAACACCGCCAACCAAAACGTATGATTTACGATAGCTGCGATGCTTTTTAAAGAAACGATCACCAATTGAAGAAATGAGTATGGTCATCAGTCCGGCTAAAAGTCCCGTGCCAGCAATCGCGTAGGCCATTTCCTGATTCGTAAACTGGAAGACCTTGACGAGATAGACAGGCTCCCATACGGATGCGAAGGTCGTCCCCCATATTTGTGCGAAATAGATTAAAAAACAGAATAGAAACGTGGATGAGAGCAAGATACCGGATATATCCGACCATTTCGCTTTTGGCAAGGTAGGAGCTGCGCCTTTTGCAGGAGCGACAGTGACATGTGGTTTTTCTTTTCCAATCCACAACCAGACCAGGAGCCATATCAGACTGAGTGCGCCCATAAACGCCCAGGAAAATCGCCATCCATAGCTATCGATCAGCGCGACAATCATCGGTGCGGAAGCAACCGCACCGACGAAAGCACCGAAGTTCACCGTGGAATAAACCAATCCACGCCTCTCTTCGGGAAACCATTTGTTCAAATGGCTAACAACCGTTGCCCAAAATGGCCCTTCGCCTATTCCAAGCAATACCCGCGCTACGACAAGCATCGGCAAACCCGCGATCGCATAAGCGCCGAATTGGATGACAGTCCAGGATAGTGCCATGATCGCCAGCATTTTTTTCGTCCCGATGCGATCCGATAATGCCGCGCCTACAATTCCGGCAATAGAGAAAAACCAGAAGAAGCTGCTTCCAACAAGTCCCCATTCTTTCTCGTTCATTGAAAATTCAGTCATGATCGGCACGGCAGAATATCCCGCAATCGTTTTATCTGCATAATTGATCATGTATAGCAAAAACAACATAATCATGGTGATTCTGGCCATCATGTGAATCACTCCATTTGTGTAGGAAATAGACTACCGCCGTTTCCCGCTATTTTGAAAGTCGCACGCGCCCAATTCCATCCGTGATCTCGATCACTGTGCCATATGGTTCACTCAAAGCTTTGAGCCCCTCCAAGATGGAGATATCCTCGCTTAATTTCGGCCACCCCATACGATGTGCAGGCAGATCAAAGCCTAATTCAATCGGATGCAGCTCTAGTTCGAGCAGTTCACCATCTTGCATTTTCCACAAGGGAATAACCGACTCCCACACCTCTTTGTGCACACAGAGTCCGCGTGTGTAGTTGGCACTCATCTCTTCCAACGCATCTGCCACATTATGGTTGTGGTCTAAACCATAGTGCTCGTAGAAATCAGCTGGCTGACTCGTAACGGCTTCTGTCTGAAAAATAAAATCCCCCAAGCTGTAAAAGATCGGCCGATTGTTGTAGATTTCAATGCCTCGCAATAAATGGGGGCCATGTCCCACCACTGCGTGTGCGCCCGCATCGATGCAAGCTTTTGCGAACACAGGCAAGAAATCAGCCGCCACTTCCTTCGCATCCCCCTTCATCTCATGCGCGTGAATACTCACGATGACGTAATCAGCCCGCCTTTTTGCCTGCTCAATCGTTTTGACGATTCTGTTCAGATCGCGCGGATGCGGCTGAGTAGTCGTTCCTTCTTCGCCGCTTACCATGAAACGCGCATTTCCGAAGAGAAAGATCTCCTTGCCCGGATCGTTCATGAAGCCTTCCTCGATGAGAAGCTTGTTGAAGGCGTTAATGTCCGTCGACTCCGCAATGGCTTGCAAATCAGCGAGCTTTTCTTCCGTAATGTGGTGTGTCATGATATATCGCATCGGATTGATCCCTGGCCTGCCGATACTATCCGAACGCTGATCTCCGGCCGCCCACCATGGATGAAAAGTCGACGTTGCAGCGATCAAGGCTACCCTGGCTCCTTCGCATTCGAGATAACGCGGCGCCCCCGCTTCAGCGAGATTTTTGCCTGCTCCAGCATGGACGAAGCCATATTCATTGAGATATCGTTCTGTTGCTTCTAGTCCCCCATACAAATAATCGAGCGTATGGTTATTCGCCCACCCAATCATGTTAAAGCCATAATCTTTCATGACTTGCAAAACGGAAGGTGGTGACATTGCCCACGTGCCTCCGCTTTGTGCGCTGGGATAGCCCTCGTTATCGTGTACGGTCGTCTCCAGATTCGCAATGCGTACGTCCGCACGGTGCAGCAAGCTGGATACCTCTTCAAAAGCTTGGTCCCTGTATGGAAGATTGCGTGTAATGAAGCTGTCGCCAGTCGCTGAGAACCAAATCGGCTTGGTCATTGGCAGGATTCCCCTTTCGCTTTTCTCATTTTTACTGTTTTCAATAGATCGAGAAGTCTTCCTCTTCCTCTCCAACAAACGAGTATAGCTTCGAACTGATTTCATCATAGTGCTGCAATCGTTTCTGGACATTTTCCGAGTCGTGGAGCATGACGCCTTTGATCAAGACATTTAGCATGGAGAATAGTGTGGGCATACCACTAGTGGCAACGGGTTGGGGTGTGGTGATTTTCAGGAGATGATCTGCGACTTGGCTGATAGGGGAGAACTCGCCTTCCGTAATCGCCAAGATCTTTGCTCCCAGCTCTTTTGCTGAATGGACCATTGCAACTGTCTCGCTAGGATGACGAGGAAATGAAATCGCAATGACCAGCCATTCTTGATCTCGTTCGGTGAGAAAATAATCGGCGTTATCAACGGCTCCCGTATACAAATGTGTGTTTCCTTTGATCGCATTCAACGCCGAGAACAGCCATTTTGCAGGTATATGGCACCAGCGAAATCCCACCACTACGATTCGGTTAGCCTGCACGATGCTTTTGACCACATCATGGAGCAAGTTGTAATCGATTTGCTGCAAGCCTTGCTGGAGATACGCAATATCACTCTCCATCACTTGATGGGCGTAATTGCTCAGATCGAGCGTAACCTCCGTGTCTCGATATTTCTGGATCGGCCCCTTCCTTTGGTCCCCTATCAAAAGAGACTTTTTGATTTCTTCCTGAAGCTCTGTGTATCCGGAGTAACCCAATGCGTAACAAAAGCGAATGACGGTCGCTTCACTGGTATTCGTAAACTCCGCAATTTTTTTGGCGGTATGGATCGCAAGTAAGCTGGGCTTTTCTATCGCGATCTTACAGATGATTTTTTGGCTTGCTGTCAGCTTTCCATACTGCTTCCGAATCCGTTCTTTTACGAGTTGTGCCATACCTGAAGCTCCTTTGCCATTCTGATTTGTTTTAATTTTGAGAATAGTATATCCTTTGCGATAATTCACTTCAATACTTCTTAGGAAATGTAGTTATTACTTCATTTTGGTGTATGCAAACTGTAAAAAGGGACCTCCACAGTTGGAAGGCCCCTTCTCTTCTCTTCTCTTTTCATTCCGTACTGAGACATTCATTTGGAACCCAGCCCTCAAGCTATATCGTATTTCGCTTATTTCTCAACTTGCTTCGTCTTTTGTATTTGAACTTTACTCCAATAAGTGAAAGATCGTAATAACAGTTCAACCGGTCCCATCTTACAATACTTTAACCATATGGAACTACCAGTGAGTAGAACAGCATGAATGATTAAGAAAGTAATCAAAGAATGAATACTAATCATGGAGCTAAAAACAATTAGTAAGGCACTTTGTGCAAGATAATTTGTTAAGGACATTTGTCCATATAATTTTAATGGAGACAATATAGCTTTTATCTGATTCCATTGCAGAGAAATAATAAGGATGCTAACCATCATCGAGGAAACTAAATAATCTTCTAGTATTTCAATGCCTGCTGGAGTAATTTCTACTGAGATAAATACAAAATATAAAATGACATAAGCACATATTATCCCAATTAAAAAAATCAAAACATGCTTTACTTTCGCATAGATATTTTCCATTATTTTAAATTGGCCCATGGTAAAACCTATCATCATCAGAGATAACCATTTACTAATTGCTGAGATAAGTTCTAGCCATGCAATTCTCTCCCCATAATACGGTTGACAAAAGGCAGTTACGATAGACAAAATGATTAGAATTATCGTTACCACTAAGTTCGTCCATCGATTTGTTTTAAAAAACAGAGCTATAAATAGGCCAAGTACAGCGTACTGCATCAGCACATCGTGAATACCTGACGGTGCATAAAATGTATGGATCAGTCCTAGTACAAATAAGAAGCAGATTCTGCGGAAAAACAGAAGGTAACGGTTCTTTATTTGTTGTTGGGATCGATTCATAAAAAAGTAGCTTCCAAGCCCAAATAAGAAAAATAGAATTGGATAAAATTTACTGTTAAAAATATAATACAGTCCAGCATGTAATTCATTATAATTCGACACATTATTCATCACCTGAAAACTATTCACAAGAAGTACCCCAATCAAGGCAAATCCTCGTAAGTAATCCATAATGTCTATTCTTGTATATGAATTTATTTTATTCATGTAGAATCTCCTCGTTGAAAATATTCA
The window above is part of the Brevibacillus brevis NBRC 100599 genome. Proteins encoded here:
- a CDS encoding GNAT family N-acetyltransferase, yielding MFGLLHLIHATEDDEYEQARELFLEYVDSLGVDLSFQNIAIELQNIPGEYAPPDGCILLALDNEQPAGCVALRKIDEQVCEMKRLYVKPEWKGRGVGKKLALAIIDEAKIRGYSFIRLDTLPTMEQAIQLYRSLEFYPIEPYRFNPIEGTLYMEKQLK
- a CDS encoding fatty acid--CoA ligase family protein; the encoded protein is MYHLNESLMQSAKQFADRPAFVFMGETTTYAQFNQQVEHLAAGLAQHGIGKGDAVALLMDNRPHFVIAYYAILRVGAVVVPMNPIYTAREISFILSNSKAKAAIALSALQPVLTPMKDEIEDLQLLIYSESIENEITIDQLVKEGQESEVGYAEPERNEDDLAVILYTSGTTGQPKGAMLSHRNMASNADAMGILFELVPEDRMVAVLPMFHVFCMTVCMNGPIQTGAAIIIVPKFHPVDVLQTIREQKATCFAGVPTMYNYLLQVPTATKEDFSSIRIYCSGGASMPVELLHKFEAKYDAKVLEGYGLSEAAPATTFNPLHGTRKPGSVGIDIPLVKNKVVDPEGNEVARGEVGELVVQGPNVMIGYLGLPDDTAAALRDGWLYTGDMARMDEEGYVYIVDRKKDMILVDGYNVYPREVEEVLYQHPAIIEAAVIGIPDEVHGEAVKAFVALKEIAVSQEDIMAFCRDKLAKYKVPRQVEFVAELPKNTTGKILRRSLRTT
- a CDS encoding MFS transporter — encoded protein: MMARITMIMLFLLYMINYADKTIAGYSAVPIMTEFSMNEKEWGLVGSSFFWFFSIAGIVGAALSDRIGTKKMLAIMALSWTVIQFGAYAIAGLPMLVVARVLLGIGEGPFWATVVSHLNKWFPEERRGLVYSTVNFGAFVGAVASAPMIVALIDSYGWRFSWAFMGALSLIWLLVWLWIGKEKPHVTVAPAKGAAPTLPKAKWSDISGILLSSTFLFCFLIYFAQIWGTTFASVWEPVYLVKVFQFTNQEMAYAIAGTGLLAGLMTILISSIGDRFFKKHRSYRKSYVLVGGVSIILGGLCFYGVTLVQSTVFVLIFLCLGKGFAFSVGTAASVIVSSLLPERTGLLVGVLSSLVTLAGIISPLVTGAIVQSAGDIGTGFGNAMIVNGLLFIICGVLFLLFVKRNEQVSQLAPPISHVS
- a CDS encoding CapA family protein, whose protein sequence is MTKPIWFSATGDSFITRNLPYRDQAFEEVSSLLHRADVRIANLETTVHDNEGYPSAQSGGTWAMSPPSVLQVMKDYGFNMIGWANNHTLDYLYGGLEATERYLNEYGFVHAGAGKNLAEAGAPRYLECEGARVALIAATSTFHPWWAAGDQRSDSIGRPGINPMRYIMTHHITEEKLADLQAIAESTDINAFNKLLIEEGFMNDPGKEIFLFGNARFMVSGEEGTTTQPHPRDLNRIVKTIEQAKRRADYVIVSIHAHEMKGDAKEVAADFLPVFAKACIDAGAHAVVGHGPHLLRGIEIYNNRPIFYSLGDFIFQTEAVTSQPADFYEHYGLDHNHNVADALEEMSANYTRGLCVHKEVWESVIPLWKMQDGELLELELHPIELGFDLPAHRMGWPKLSEDISILEGLKALSEPYGTVIEITDGIGRVRLSK
- a CDS encoding MurR/RpiR family transcriptional regulator, with translation MAQLVKERIRKQYGKLTASQKIICKIAIEKPSLLAIHTAKKIAEFTNTSEATVIRFCYALGYSGYTELQEEIKKSLLIGDQRKGPIQKYRDTEVTLDLSNYAHQVMESDIAYLQQGLQQIDYNLLHDVVKSIVQANRIVVVGFRWCHIPAKWLFSALNAIKGNTHLYTGAVDNADYFLTERDQEWLVIAISFPRHPSETVAMVHSAKELGAKILAITEGEFSPISQVADHLLKITTPQPVATSGMPTLFSMLNVLIKGVMLHDSENVQKRLQHYDEISSKLYSFVGEEEEDFSIY